A window of Candidatus Bathyarchaeota archaeon genomic DNA:
CTCCTAAGGTTAGCCGGAGTACCCACGAGATAAGCGTGAGGCCGATCCTTATTCTCGACAAAGCTAAGCCTGCCAGCTAACTCCGTATACGAGACGACACCCAGCTTAACAGGCTCTATCCTAACCCTCCAAGGATACTTAACCACACCCTCCCTAACCTCGTCAGGCCATAGAGGCTTATCATCCCTGAACCAACCCGAGACCGCCCTGTAGACACCGACGATCATACCACCCAAAGTCTTAGAACCCTTCTTAGACACATAGAAGACCAACGCATCACCAGGCTTGACGAGCTCAGTAGCCCTACGCCCCCTAACCCGTTCAGGAACACCGAAAACATTGTTATTCTTAACGGTCAGCCAGTTCTCCTCCGTAACCACAAAAAGCCAAGATGCCAAAGCTAACCACCCTCCCTCCCGACGTTTCCAAGAGCACCCGCTTTCTACAAGATATTAAGAACAACCATAGCAATAGGATATTCGCTTAAGGAAATTATTTAAGCTATTCCTCAAGGCTAAGCAAAGAAAACGTTAAAACCGATAGAAAAATGGCCTCATGGTTTAAAATATAAATTCTTCCATAAACACGTCTTTATACGGGTGCAGACATGAGCTATGACTACGAAACTCTCAGACGAATATACCGTAAAACAAAAGGCCGTTGCCGATATTGCGGGAAAAAACTGGCCTGGAAAAACTACGGAAGACCATGGGCAAAAGCCGCTTGGGAAGTAGACCACAGCATCCCGATTTCAAGAGGAGGAACAGACCACCTAAACAACCTGTTCCCCGCCTACATTAGATGTAACCGTGAAAAACGCGACATGACAGGCACAGAATTCAAACGCTACCTAAAGAGAAAATACGGAATTTAAGACGCCTGGGCAGCGTAGATACCTTCATCTGGTCGTTCTGTAGTAGGGAAAGATATAGCATCTGCGGAAGCGTACCTAAATGCGAGACATGCCCGCTTAAGGAAGCA
This region includes:
- a CDS encoding EVE domain-containing protein, whose protein sequence is MASWLFVVTEENWLTVKNNNVFGVPERVRGRRATELVKPGDALVFYVSKKGSKTLGGMIVGVYRAVSGWFRDDKPLWPDEVREGVVKYPWRVRIEPVKLGVVSYTELAGRLSFVENKDRPHAYLVGTPANLRRPIPEGDFRVILEALSGGG
- a CDS encoding HNH endonuclease, coding for MSYDYETLRRIYRKTKGRCRYCGKKLAWKNYGRPWAKAAWEVDHSIPISRGGTDHLNNLFPAYIRCNREKRDMTGTEFKRYLKRKYGI